TACCTGTGCCTCATCGGAGCAAAAAACAACAGGCACGATCTGCGTATAAACGTATTCAGTTTGCCGTTGCTTTTTGCTTTTAGCCATTGACTTGACCCTTAAGATATTGCTATATATTGTTATATCAATATATAAAAATAATGTCAATGCCTTTCCAGAAAAATCACAACTTTGGTTTTGTGTCAAATGCCCCGCTAGACCGCAGGGCATTACAAATTAATCTCAAGCCGGGACTCAGAGAAAGAATTATGGCAATCCCCGATTGGAAGATTAAGCTACGAAAAGAGTTAGAAATCTGGTTAGCCAATTGGGAAAACCAAGATTAACTAGATTTGCATAGATTTAAAGCTTACTGCTCAACCGCAGTTTCGATAAAAAAATTTCATCACCAATCATGAACATCCCTCTTCTCTACTCCCTACTCCCTACTCCCTACTCCCTACTCCCTACTCCCAAGACAGTCAGACAACGTTAAAGGCAGTTGAACCGTGAAGATTGTCCAGCCTTGAGTGTTTGTAACTTCAATCGAACCTTGGAGAAAGTTCACCAGCTTTTTCACTAACGCCAAGCCCAATCCCGTACAGCTATTTGGCTTAAGTTGGCTAGATGGAGTTTGGTTGGACAAATCAAAAATGTTAATTGGTTCTGTTGTTTGACTTTGAGGCAGTTGGTAAAACGGCTCAAAAATGCGATCGCGTTCTTGTTCCGGAATTTCTACTCCTGAATTGCTAATCAGAATTTGCAAATACGAACTTTGAGTATTGGTATTATCAGCAAGTCGAGCTGTGACTGTAATATTTTCTCCACAAGGAGTATACTTGCAAGCATTGTTGAGTAACTCTGATACAATTCGAGTTAAAGTTGGTAAATCGGTCATAAGAGATGGTAAATCTCTAGGAACCTCAATTGTTAAAGTTTGTTGTTGAGATTGAGCCAAGTTCTGAAAACTCTCAACACAATGAGGTAACCAGTATTGGAGTTGGACTGAAGTTAATTCATAGCGATAGATATCAGCATCAAGGAGCCGAATGGTGAGTAAATCATCCACCAAATCTAACTCCCGTTCAGACTCGTAACGCAAAATACTTAAGCAACGCTCTATAGATGTAGCTTCTGATTGCAAGATACCTTGCCGATCCAATAGATTTTCTAGTAATGAGATTGCCGTTATTATATTTGATAAGGGAGTTCGCATTTCATGAGAGGTAACTGTCAAAAATTCCTCTTTCAATTTGTTTAAGCGTTGGAGTTCTGCAATCTGAATTTGTAGTTGTTGGGCGCGTTCCGCCGCTAGGTTTCGTTCTTCGATTAACCTGCGTTGGGTGTCATCCCGAAAAACCATGACGGCTCCAGTAATTGCACCGTGATTATCTTTTATTGGGGTAGCACTATCAGCTATAGGAGTTTTTGTGCCATCTTTGGCAATCAGTAAAGTGGGATCGCTCAAACAAATAGTCGTTTCTTGTTGTAAAGCTAGGGTAATTGGGTTCGTTACTCTTAGCTGAGTCTGTTCGTTGATAATCTGGAAGACTTCATCTAACATTTGCTCTTTTGCTGTATCAAATAGCCAGCCTGTGAGAGATTCTGCTATCTGATTCATGTACTTGACGCGCAGCTGCGTATCAACCACAATCACTCCATCTCCTATTCCCCGCAGTACGGAAGTCAAAAATTGCTCGCGTTCATAACGGTTGAGTGCTGTTTGAATTGCTACATACAGTTCTTGTTCTCTGACAGGTTTGAGGATGTAACCAAAGGGAAATGTCAGCGTTGCTCGTTCTACAGTACTTTTGTCAGAGTGTCCAGTTAGGTAAATGATAGGAATTTGTAAATGATTCCAGATTTGCTCTGCTGCTTGAATGCCGTCCATTTCTCCCTGCAGACGAATATCCATAAGAATCAAGTTTGGACGCAACTCGGTTGCTTTCGCAATTGCTTCTTCTCCTGAATCTGCCGTATCCATAACTGTATAACCTAAAGTCTCTAAACTTTCTTGCAAGTTGAGTGCTAAAATATACTCATCTTCTACAATTAAAATTTGAATATTCTTAGTTTTATAAGTGTCTGATGATAGGGTCATCATGGTATATCTCTACTTTTTTTGAAAGTGATTTTGAATTCCGTTCCTTGCTGAGAGTTAATCTCAATGCTTCCCCTTAATTGCTTCACCAAACCCTGAATAAGGTTTATACCCAGTGTTTTTGTCTTTTTCTTATCAAATTCTACAGGCAAACCCACTCCATTATCTCGAACAATTAGTATTAAATGATGCTCATCTTCATATAATTTCACTATAATTTCTCCTGTTTGTTTGTTGGGAAAAGCGTATTTTAAAGCATTAGAAATGAGTTCATTGACAATCAAACCACACGGAATAGCACTTTCTATATCCAAACCTACATCCTCAACTTGAAAATGGAGTTTGATGTGACTTGACCTTATATTATATGAATCAAATAAGTGAGTGACTAAGTCAGGAATGTATTGAGCAAAATTGATGTTGGTCAAATCTTCAGAGCGGTAGAGCTTTTCATGCACCAAAGCAATAGAGGCAATGCGATTTTGACTATCAAGCAAAATTGGTGTTACTTGCAGGTCTTGGGTACGCCTGCACTGCATCTGCAACAAACTGCTGACAATACCTAAATTGTTCTTGACGCGATGGTGTATTTCTTTGAGTAATACCTCCTTTTCTTTCAGAGATCTTTGAATTTTTTCCTCAGCTTGCTTGTGCTCAGTGATGTCTTGTTGAACAGCAACAAGGACAATTCCATACTCAGGATGTTTAAAAACAGATGTAGTTGCGCGACACCAGAATGGTGTGCCATCTTTCTTAACATTGTGGACTTCATAGGTTGCTTCCCCCTGTTGCAGGACGGCAGCACGAATTGCTTGGTTAACCTCTTCAGCCGTCATGTTTTCATCTTCGTAATTTACAATTGATACATGCTGACCTGTGAGTTCACCACTATCATAGCCAAACATCTTCTCAAATTTGAGGTTGGCGTATACAATGATTCCATCAGTGGCTCGAACCAGGCAAATTCCCTCCGCCATGTTTCGGGTAATCACAGCTTGCAATTCTAACATCTGTTCGGCGCGTTTGCGATCGCTGATATCTGCGATCCTTACTAAATTCATCACTTGATCGGCAACTGTAATTTGCTTGACTGCTATGTTGCCCCAAAATTCATTGTTTTTCTTTGTAACATATTGAAGTTCCTGGCTCCAAACCCTTCGCTGATTAATTTCTGCCACAATAGCACTTAACTCATCGGAACTAAACTGTTGTTTTTGCAGTGCCTGACCTTCAATATTTATGATTTCAGCCTTGCTGGAAGCTTCAAAGAGTTCCACTGCCCGTTGGTTACAATCAGTGGTTATTAATGTTTCCGCATCCACTAGAAAGATCGCATCAGCAGACTCATTATACATGACTTCTAGCAGGTCACGGCTCTTGATGATTTCTAACTCTGTTTGTTTGCGTGCTGTAATATCCGCCAGAGAACTAACTGCCCTTTTGGCATCAATTGTTTGTTGTAAAGTCTCGAACGCAAAATTGACTCTAATTGATTCTAGCACCCGCAATACACTAGTTTGGGTGACAATTCCAAGCAGTTCTCCATTATCCATCACTGGTAAGTGGCGAATACCATGCTGGTGAAATTTTTGCAGGACAATAGCAATATCCTCAGCATCTGCCTTACTTATAGTAATCACAGGTTGGGTCATAGCTTCAGCCACGGTTATGTTCTCAAATAAAGTGCGATTGGCGATCGCCCGAACCGCATCTCGTTCTGTGAAAATGCCAACCAATTCCTGCTGCTTTAACACAAGTGCATAGCTGGTTTGAGCGTGGCTCATTTGCTCTATGATATCAACTACTGGCATATTTCCTGTAACTGTCAGTAATGATTGTTGATAGTTTTCATCGAACAAACGCCGTTTAGAAATATCCATCTATAGGACTCCTGTTTGATTTTTGAAATCTACAAAAATGCAAAAAAATCAGCATAATTTTTGCTCAATAATTAAGCGAAACTAATAGAATAGCGCTCGGATAATACGTAAGTTTTAGAATAATAAATGACAAATAACGCTTTATTTACCTTTTTTCAAAGTGATTTTGAATTCCGTGCCTTGCTGAGAGTTAATCTCAATGCTTCCCCTTAATTGTTTTACTAAACCCTGAATAAGGTTTATACCTAGTGTTTTTGTCTTTTTCTTATCAAATTCTACAGGCAAACCCACTCCATTATCTTGAACAATCAATATCAAATGATGTTCGTGTTCATATAACTTCACTAGGATTTCCCCCGTTTGTTTGTTGGGAAAAGCGTATTTTAAAGCATTAGAAACGAGTTCATTGACAATCAAACCACACGGAATAGCGCTTTCTATATCCAAACCCACATCCTCAACTTGAAAATGGAGTTTGATGTGACTTGACCTTATATTATATGAATCAAATAAGTGAGTGACTAAGTCAGGAATGTATTGAGCAAAATTGATGTTGGCCAAATCTTCAGAGCGGTAGAGCTTTTCATGTACCAAAGCAATGGAGGCAATACGGTTTTGACTATCGAGTAAAATAGCAGTGGCTTGTGAATCTTGGGTACGTCTACACTGCATCTGTAACAAACTACTGACAATACCTAAATTGTTCTTGACGCGATGGTGTATTTCTTTGAGCAATACCTCCTTTTCTCGCAGTGAGGCTTCGATATGTTCGGAAAAACTGCGAAGGGTTAATTCATTTTGTTGTAACTCGGCATTGAGCCGACTTAACTCAGCTGTACGTTCGGCAACTCGAATTTCTAGCTCTTGTTTGGACTGTTTCAATTTTGCTTCGGCAAGTTTGCGATCGCCAATATCGCGAAAGAAAATCCCCAGCCCTTCTGTTGATGGATAGGCATGGATTTCCAGCCACACATCATAATCGGGAGGAGAGTAGTAATGCTCCTCAAAGTGAACGGGTACTTGATGTTCCATTGCATATCGGTATTGAATTTCCAAATTGCTGTTCACCGATGCAGGCCATTCTTCCCAATGGGTTTTTCCCAGCACTTCACTGCGGGGCTTGTTATTGTTAACTCTTTCTGCGGCGGCATTTTGATAAGTAATCCGCCAATCTCGATCCAGGGCAACAAAAGCATCACTCATACTTTCCAAAATATGAGATAGCCGTTGAGCAGTTGCCTCTGCTTCCTGTTGTGCTTTTTCAGCTGTAAGACGAAGTGCCTGTTCCTGCAAGGCCGCTTCTTTGCGGATCTGTGCCGTCTTTAAACTGGCTTCTATCCGTGCCAACAGTTCGCGGGTGGAGAAGGGCTTAGTCAGGTAATCATCTGCTCCTGCTTGCAGCCCTTCAATGCGCGCCTCCTCACCAGCACGGGCAGACAGAAGGATAATTGGCAGTTCTCGTGTTTGGGGATTTGCCCGCAGTTCTTGCAGCAGTCCAAAGCCATCTAAGCGAGGCATCATCACGTCTGTCAAAACCAAGTCGGGAAGGTGTTGCCGAATAGCAGTGAGTGCTGCTATGCCATCTTCTACAGCTTCTACTTCATACTGTTGTTTCAGCAACCGCTTCACGTATTCCCGCATATCAGCATTATCATCCACTACGAGAATGCGAGCTGAAGAGGAGTGGGGGCTAGGGGTCCCCTCTGGGGTTGGGGGCTGTGGGGGAGTGGGGGCTAGGGGTCCCCTCTGGGGTTGGGGGCTGTAGGGGAGTAATTGTTCATTCCCCCCCTCTCCCTTTCTCCCCATCTCCCCCTCCTCTTCTTGGGGAAGCCACCGCAGAGCTTCTTCAAGAAAGGGCATAGCTCCCATTGCTGTTGATGCCAAAGTGCGAGCTGCGCTAATTCTTTCGCTTGGCAAATGAGCAAATCCTGTAGGAATTGAAACTGTGAAGCAACTGCCCTGTCCCAATTGACTGGTTACACAAACACTACCACCGTGTAGTTTAACTAACTCCAGAACCAGTGACAAGCCAATGCCCGATCCCTCAAAACTCCGCCCTTGAGCACCTTTAACGCGGTGGAAGCGTTCAAAGAGAAGGGGAATTTCATCGGGTGGAATGCCAATTCCCGTATCTTCCACTACTAGTTCAACACGGTCGGCAAAACCCCGCAAGCGAACAGTAATTTTTCCAGTGAATGTAAACTTAAATGCATTTGACAACAGATTCAGCACAATCTTTTCCCACATTTCGCGATCAATATAAATGGCTTCGCGCAAAGGGGGGCAATCCACGACCAAAGACATTCCAGTGCGTTCAATTAAGGAGCGAAATGTACTGGCAAGCTCAGCAGTCAATGTTGCTAAATTAGTAGGCTCATATACTGACTGTATTCTTCCAGCTTCTATGCGGGAAAAATCAAGGAGCGTGTTGACTAGTTTGAGCAAGCGCAGGCTGTTACGCTGTACAATTTCTATGCGATCGCGTTGGGCAGGCGGTAATGGATCTGCCGTGTCGGTTAAGGCATCCTCTAAAGGAGCTAACATAAGAGTGAGCGGCGTGCGAAATTCATGGGAAACATTGCTGAAGAAAACGGTTTTGGCGCGATCTATTTCTGCTAGAGCTTCTGCCCGTTGGCATTCGGCTTCATAGGCACGAGCATCAGCGATCGCTGATGCCACTTGTCCTGCTACCAATTCCAAAAATCCCTGGTAATCATCGTCAAGAGCGCGACGAGAACTAATACCTGCCACTAGCAATCCCGCAGGACGTTCCTGTCCGGGAGATGCTACAGGTAGAACTAAAGCAGTGTGGGGGGATTCGTCCCAAAGACCAACCTTTAACTCACCAAACCGCTTGATAACATCTTCAATTCGCTCTACCCCAGAGGTATGAGCCACTTTTGCCAAAGGCCAACCTGACGATTCCGTTAAATCCGAAAGTTCAATGAAATTTGGACTCGCGGGTGTATTTGGTTCCAAACCTGTGCTTCCTGCTAGATACGCGTGCTTCCCTTCAGGGTCTAGTAAATAAAGCAGTGCAAATGGAATGTCAGCTGCATTATTTGCCAGCGTTCTCACTGCAATTTCACAAGCGGCTTCAGTAGTTTTCGCTTTACCTGCTTGTGCCGCTAGATCGCGCAAAGTACGGAGCCGTCGCTCGCTCAAAACTTGTTTTGTTGTTTCCATACAGGCACAAAACAAGCCACCAATTCCGCCCGTCTCATCTCGGATTGGGCTGTAGGAGAAGGTGAAGTAGGTTTCTTCTAAATAACCACTGCGATGCATGAACAGCTGAAAATTATCTGACCAGGTTGACTCCCCATGAGTGATGACTCGATCCACCATTGGTCCAATTGCATCCCAAATATCAGGCCAAACTTCAAGTGCAGGGCGACCTAACGCTTTTGGATGTTTTGTCAATCCTAGAACGGGGCGGTAAGCATCGTTATAAAGTTTAACCAGATGAGGACCCCAAAAGGTGAACATGGGGTAGCGGGAGTTTAATAAAATGCTCACTGTGGTACGCAAACTTTGCGGCCACTTTTCTACAGGTCCGAGTGGTGTTTGCGACCAGTCGTGTGATCGCATTAAGGCACACATTTCCCCATCGCCTGCAAATAAACTGTCATGCATATTGGAACCGAGCCACTGACAAGCTTGTTTTGTTTAAACCCTTTATTGTAACAGTGACCAGTGACCAGTGACCAGTGACCAGTGACCAGTGACCAGTAACCAGTGACCAGTAAATTTCCATATTTATATAAGTGGTACGGGCGTCCTCGCCCGTCATAGGGTACAAATTCAAAGCACAATAGCTTGTATCATGAGTATTTTCCTCAATGTGAAGTCATCTACTAGAGCGTTATATGTTAATTCTCCTTACCTTTGCTCAGAATCACATAGATTCATTCACAAGTTGGGATGTAGAGGCTGTACTGAAAAGGATTAATGGTTCTCAAAATATCTGGCTGCGTTGTATTCACTTCCGCGATCGCACTGGAATCGCCAAAATCATCAAGCACTTTGGACTCAATGCATCCCGTGTTAACATGATTTTCAACTATTCTCCTATAGGAATTGACCAAGACATTGAAGATTGTTTATTTAACAGCTATGAAATTCTGACTCATGAAATCAATAATCGAGAGTTTGAAGTAGCGCGTGGTAGTATTGTGATTGGAAACAATTTTATCATAACTTTTGAAATTACCGAAGTCAAAATCTTCAGTCTACTCATTAACAAACTTCAAAAGCCAACTCTAGATATTTCACTTTTGGGAATTGACTACCTTTTTTATCTCATTTTTAAAGATATTTTAAATAATTACTATACTGTATTTGATTATATTTCGAGTCAACTTGATGATTTAGAAGATGAAGTTTTAGAAAATTCTGGTGATGAATCAACGTATCAAAAAATTGCGACGATGAGGCAATCGACTCGTTTTGTCCGTAGGAATTTTCAAAGCATTAAAACACTGCTAGCTATGATAAATGACGAAGATTTTCAGTGGTTTTCTCAATCAGTGAAAGCATTATTTAATCAAGAATTAATTCATCAAGTTGATAATCTCTGGCAAGAATATCAAGCGCTAAGAGCCTGGATGTCAGAATTAATGGAAATTCAACGCGATAATATTGCGAGTAAAACCAGCGAACGAATTAATCGCCTCACTCTGCTCTCGAGCATATTTTTACCAATTACTTTCATTGTCGGTCTCTATGGTATGAACTTTAAATATATGCCGGAATTAGATCAACCTTTGGCTTATCCTGCTGTTATTACTGTAATGATATTAATTGTTATTGGTAGTATTGTATATGCTAAACAACAACGTTGGTTATAAGCTGTTGCGCTTTTAATTTGCACAACAGATAATTTGCACAACAGCACGGGCGAGGACGCCCGTGCCACTCACAGTAACCCCAGATTTCTCACAGTAACCCCAGATTTCTCACAGTAACCCCAGATTTCTCACAGTAACCCCAGATTTCTCACAGTAACCCTAGATTTCTCACAGTAACCCCAGATTTCTCACAGTAACCCCGGATTTCTCAAAGTAACGCCTGTCCCACTTATAGTGACGTAGCGAGAGTTGATGAATTGTTAAGATTAATTGCTTCAGTTGAATTAACTTGCAAGAGTGAGTGATAAAAACAGTATACTTAGTAAATCACAAAGTTTTACAACAGACATATCAGAAGCTTCTTGGGTGCATTACTGTAAGCGCAAACATCTACACTTGGGAAAAAACAATCTCCCTAACTCGTAAACAGCAATCCCAGGAATTAATCCCATGATTGTTAACACTTTAAATAGTACAATTCCGATTGACACCATTGAGCTTGGTACAAAGGATTTTGAACGGGCGATCGCTAGTTGTCGCAAAGATTGTGAAGAGGCAGCAGCGCTTGCTGGGTTTCCAAAAGGAGCAGGGTATGATGTTCTGATTGGCTGCATTGCTAAAGCTGTTGATAGCTGGTCGTTTGATGAGTTTCAGCAGTGGACTGAGAGAGTCGCGGAAAACTATGGCAATGCCAGTGCCAGTGGGGTGACCATTTTGCAGCTTGTAGACCTGGTGAGCTTCTTGATGATCGAACCACGGCATCGTGTAATAAGAAGACTGGAACGTGCTGCTTTAGACTCGCAATGCAGCTAAGTAAGTCAGCAACTCTAGCTGGTTGCTCGTCAACTATCTGTCGCATTCTTTGTTCAAATTGATATCAGCTCGGTAAGCATGAAAAGACTTGAAACTGTTGCCGATCGCTGAACCCATTGCCTTCATAAAAGTATTGCGAAGTCCCACAGCTACCGGGTTTTTCAATTCCCCCATCTTACCGGATTGCCTTGATGCAAGAACGATCTCCTTGGTACGTGGAAAACGCTCTGACTCATACTGTTGAAAAGCAATAATTGGATCTGGTTGTGCTTGCAAGCATTGGGCGACGACATAAGCATCCTCCAAGGCTGTACAAGCGCCCTGTCCCATCGTGGGTAGCATGGGGTGAGCAGCGTCACCGAGTAGCGTCACATTTTGCTGACTCCAAGGCTGTTTTATCGGACGATCGTACAAATCAGTGGTCAAAATATTGGCTTCGTCTGTAGCAGCGATTAATTCAGGAATGGCTCTGAACCAATCCTGATACATTGTCAATAGCTCTTTTTTGCGACCGATACCAGCATCTGGTTGTGCTGGGCATGCAGTTGCTGCTGCATACCAATACATTTTTCCAAGCCCAAGCATCATGAAACCAAATCCTTTACCGCGTCCTAAAAATTCCTGAATGTACCCGGGACAGTATGCACTAGGAATATAATCGGTCAAACCACGCCAGGTCTTAAAATTTCGATAAATGGGAGCCTCGTCGCCTAAAATAGCGGCTCTGACTCGCGAACGCAATCCATCTGCGCCGATTAACGCATCCCCTTCAACGCTCAAACCTGAAGCAAAATAGGCACGAACCCAATTTCCCTTGCGCTCAAATCGCTCAAAGGTTTCTCCCAAAATGAATTTTTCACTCGCTACATTGCACCACAATAGCTGATGCAGTTGTGTACGATGAATTCCGATAACAGGTAACTCAGAGTTATCAAGTGCAATATTCACTAACTCAAAGCCACGTTGCGAATTAAATTGATAGTTGGTAATGAAATAACCAACCCGCATCGCTTCTTCCAATAAGCCTAAGTTCTTCAAGATATGGGTTGCGTTTGCCCAAAGCGCAATCCCAGCCCCGACTTCTCGTAACTCTTTGGTTCGCTCGCAGACAACAGGTTCAAAACCAGCACGAAGAAGAGCGAGTGCAGTTGCAGCACCGCCAATTCCACCACCAATGATGATAACTTTTTTCATAATTTTTCATTTACCGACAGACTTGTCAGTTGGTTAATTTTTATCAAACAGGTTTTCTGTAGTTTTGTCAACTGACTATTCAGTCGGGAAAAGGTATACTGATTCATAAGTTTTTGAATCCTGTAACAACTGTGGCGCGTACAAAATCTGAAAAAGTAAAGAATACCAAGCAAGAGAGAGATGCTGAGGCGACTCAATCTGCAATTTTGGCAGCAGCGGAAGAAGAATTTGCCCAACATGGTTTTACAGCGGCGCGAACAGAAGCGATCGCAGCCAAAACAGGTGTTGCAAAGTCGATGATTTATTACTACTTCAAAGATAAAGAAGGTTTGTATCAAGAGGTTTTGGAGCGATCGCATACGGAGCTTTTGCAAACAATTCAGCAATTACAGTTGGAGCATTTGTCTGCTGAAGTCGCGTTGGAAAGATTTTTGAGAGCATTGCTCGATTGTGTATCGCGTAACCCAAAACTCCCGACTATCATGTTTCATGAAGCAGTGCAAAACCAGGGAAAGTACTACAAACGCAG
This genomic interval from Scytonema hofmannii PCC 7110 contains the following:
- a CDS encoding TetR/AcrR family transcriptional regulator, which translates into the protein MARTKSEKVKNTKQERDAEATQSAILAAAEEEFAQHGFTAARTEAIAAKTGVAKSMIYYYFKDKEGLYQEVLERSHTELLQTIQQLQLEHLSAEVALERFLRALLDCVSRNPKLPTIMFHEAVQNQGKYYKRSSSVSIDTALIAILEQGVAEGIFRPLDPFQSAINIMGTCLFYFIGAGNIQQIPQGKRLLSKAMLEQHTTEAIALILAGVRQS
- a CDS encoding histidine kinase dimerization/phosphoacceptor domain -containing protein — protein: MDISKRRLFDENYQQSLLTVTGNMPVVDIIEQMSHAQTSYALVLKQQELVGIFTERDAVRAIANRTLFENITVAEAMTQPVITISKADAEDIAIVLQKFHQHGIRHLPVMDNGELLGIVTQTSVLRVLESIRVNFAFETLQQTIDAKRAVSSLADITARKQTELEIIKSRDLLEVMYNESADAIFLVDAETLITTDCNQRAVELFEASSKAEIINIEGQALQKQQFSSDELSAIVAEINQRRVWSQELQYVTKKNNEFWGNIAVKQITVADQVMNLVRIADISDRKRAEQMLELQAVITRNMAEGICLVRATDGIIVYANLKFEKMFGYDSGELTGQHVSIVNYEDENMTAEEVNQAIRAAVLQQGEATYEVHNVKKDGTPFWCRATTSVFKHPEYGIVLVAVQQDITEHKQAEEKIQRSLKEKEVLLKEIHHRVKNNLGIVSSLLQMQCRRTQDLQVTPILLDSQNRIASIALVHEKLYRSEDLTNINFAQYIPDLVTHLFDSYNIRSSHIKLHFQVEDVGLDIESAIPCGLIVNELISNALKYAFPNKQTGEIIVKLYEDEHHLILIVRDNGVGLPVEFDKKKTKTLGINLIQGLVKQLRGSIEINSQQGTEFKITFKKSRDIP
- a CDS encoding ATP-binding protein; this translates as MHDSLFAGDGEMCALMRSHDWSQTPLGPVEKWPQSLRTTVSILLNSRYPMFTFWGPHLVKLYNDAYRPVLGLTKHPKALGRPALEVWPDIWDAIGPMVDRVITHGESTWSDNFQLFMHRSGYLEETYFTFSYSPIRDETGGIGGLFCACMETTKQVLSERRLRTLRDLAAQAGKAKTTEAACEIAVRTLANNAADIPFALLYLLDPEGKHAYLAGSTGLEPNTPASPNFIELSDLTESSGWPLAKVAHTSGVERIEDVIKRFGELKVGLWDESPHTALVLPVASPGQERPAGLLVAGISSRRALDDDYQGFLELVAGQVASAIADARAYEAECQRAEALAEIDRAKTVFFSNVSHEFRTPLTLMLAPLEDALTDTADPLPPAQRDRIEIVQRNSLRLLKLVNTLLDFSRIEAGRIQSVYEPTNLATLTAELASTFRSLIERTGMSLVVDCPPLREAIYIDREMWEKIVLNLLSNAFKFTFTGKITVRLRGFADRVELVVEDTGIGIPPDEIPLLFERFHRVKGAQGRSFEGSGIGLSLVLELVKLHGGSVCVTSQLGQGSCFTVSIPTGFAHLPSERISAARTLASTAMGAMPFLEEALRWLPQEEEGEMGRKGEGGNEQLLPYSPQPQRGPLAPTPPQPPTPEGTPSPHSSSARILVVDDNADMREYVKRLLKQQYEVEAVEDGIAALTAIRQHLPDLVLTDVMMPRLDGFGLLQELRANPQTRELPIILLSARAGEEARIEGLQAGADDYLTKPFSTRELLARIEASLKTAQIRKEAALQEQALRLTAEKAQQEAEATAQRLSHILESMSDAFVALDRDWRITYQNAAAERVNNNKPRSEVLGKTHWEEWPASVNSNLEIQYRYAMEHQVPVHFEEHYYSPPDYDVWLEIHAYPSTEGLGIFFRDIGDRKLAEAKLKQSKQELEIRVAERTAELSRLNAELQQNELTLRSFSEHIEASLREKEVLLKEIHHRVKNNLGIVSSLLQMQCRRTQDSQATAILLDSQNRIASIALVHEKLYRSEDLANINFAQYIPDLVTHLFDSYNIRSSHIKLHFQVEDVGLDIESAIPCGLIVNELVSNALKYAFPNKQTGEILVKLYEHEHHLILIVQDNGVGLPVEFDKKKTKTLGINLIQGLVKQLRGSIEINSQQGTEFKITLKKGK
- a CDS encoding magnesium transporter CorA family protein produces the protein MLILLTFAQNHIDSFTSWDVEAVLKRINGSQNIWLRCIHFRDRTGIAKIIKHFGLNASRVNMIFNYSPIGIDQDIEDCLFNSYEILTHEINNREFEVARGSIVIGNNFIITFEITEVKIFSLLINKLQKPTLDISLLGIDYLFYLIFKDILNNYYTVFDYISSQLDDLEDEVLENSGDESTYQKIATMRQSTRFVRRNFQSIKTLLAMINDEDFQWFSQSVKALFNQELIHQVDNLWQEYQALRAWMSELMEIQRDNIASKTSERINRLTLLSSIFLPITFIVGLYGMNFKYMPELDQPLAYPAVITVMILIVIGSIVYAKQQRWL
- a CDS encoding hybrid sensor histidine kinase/response regulator; protein product: MMTLSSDTYKTKNIQILIVEDEYILALNLQESLETLGYTVMDTADSGEEAIAKATELRPNLILMDIRLQGEMDGIQAAEQIWNHLQIPIIYLTGHSDKSTVERATLTFPFGYILKPVREQELYVAIQTALNRYEREQFLTSVLRGIGDGVIVVDTQLRVKYMNQIAESLTGWLFDTAKEQMLDEVFQIINEQTQLRVTNPITLALQQETTICLSDPTLLIAKDGTKTPIADSATPIKDNHGAITGAVMVFRDDTQRRLIEERNLAAERAQQLQIQIAELQRLNKLKEEFLTVTSHEMRTPLSNIITAISLLENLLDRQGILQSEATSIERCLSILRYESERELDLVDDLLTIRLLDADIYRYELTSVQLQYWLPHCVESFQNLAQSQQQTLTIEVPRDLPSLMTDLPTLTRIVSELLNNACKYTPCGENITVTARLADNTNTQSSYLQILISNSGVEIPEQERDRIFEPFYQLPQSQTTEPINIFDLSNQTPSSQLKPNSCTGLGLALVKKLVNFLQGSIEVTNTQGWTIFTVQLPLTLSDCLGSRE
- a CDS encoding FAD-dependent oxidoreductase, whose translation is MKKVIIIGGGIGGAATALALLRAGFEPVVCERTKELREVGAGIALWANATHILKNLGLLEEAMRVGYFITNYQFNSQRGFELVNIALDNSELPVIGIHRTQLHQLLWCNVASEKFILGETFERFERKGNWVRAYFASGLSVEGDALIGADGLRSRVRAAILGDEAPIYRNFKTWRGLTDYIPSAYCPGYIQEFLGRGKGFGFMMLGLGKMYWYAAATACPAQPDAGIGRKKELLTMYQDWFRAIPELIAATDEANILTTDLYDRPIKQPWSQQNVTLLGDAAHPMLPTMGQGACTALEDAYVVAQCLQAQPDPIIAFQQYESERFPRTKEIVLASRQSGKMGELKNPVAVGLRNTFMKAMGSAIGNSFKSFHAYRADINLNKECDR